The following are from one region of the Nicotiana tabacum cultivar K326 chromosome 3, ASM71507v2, whole genome shotgun sequence genome:
- the LOC142178613 gene encoding uncharacterized protein LOC142178613, whose protein sequence is MPKTSTGETPYSLVYGTDAVIPIKVKEPNLRYSNESGPRNDESILQDLDEVEERRDMAHVRKIAQKQQAERYYNKKAKVRPLRVWDYVLKAKTQTTKDPNEGKLGTNWDGPYKITAATNK, encoded by the coding sequence ATGCCGAAAACCAGCACGGGTGAGACGCCGTATTCACTAGTCTACGGCACTGACGCAGTTATACCCATTAAAGTCAAGGAACCTAACTTGAGATACTCCAATGAGAGTGGACCAAGAAACGACGAAAGCATATTACAGGACCTGGACGAGGTTGAAGAACGAAGGGATATGGCTCACGTAAGGAAgatagcccaaaaacaacaagcagaaagGTACTATAACAAGAAGGCCAAAGTACGACCACTCAGAGTCTGGGATTACGTCCTTAAAGCCAAGACACAAACAACGAAGGACCCAAATGAAGGGAAATTGGGAACAAACTGGGATGGGCCATATAAAATCACAGCTGCAACAAACAAATGA